A portion of the Paenibacillus sp. PvR098 genome contains these proteins:
- a CDS encoding response regulator — MIDDEKPALLQLERLLEADGRIQVEGKFISAQAGLEHLERHGASIVFLDIDMPEMNGLEAAERIQQINGDIRIVYVTAYAHYAVEAFELYALDYLLKPVNPSRFAKTVERLAAAIRHRNVEAETPPQPVKEKRVGCFKRLTLYDDVDTAKHYKWRTTKSQELFAFLIHHKGQWVSKDRLLEALWPNSLQDKAMTHLHTSIYQIRKLMKEWGVRATVEYALDSYRLSAEEIVTDVQLLEAIPVEEAITEHNRERRESILDLYSGDYLEEHDFSWAATKRQELLNRYLSLSLTMAQYELDTGRERLAVQRLLRLQDKEPYSEEICEMLLTAYAKNNNFNALRSHYEFFVRLIRMELDKKPEKLTKDWLERLVHAKKFQK; from the coding sequence TTGATAGATGATGAAAAACCGGCGCTGCTTCAGCTGGAACGGCTGCTGGAAGCAGACGGCCGCATTCAGGTCGAAGGGAAATTTATTTCCGCGCAAGCTGGGTTGGAGCATCTAGAGCGGCATGGGGCGAGCATCGTCTTTCTTGACATCGATATGCCTGAAATGAACGGCTTGGAGGCGGCGGAAAGGATTCAGCAGATCAACGGCGACATCCGTATTGTGTATGTGACGGCTTACGCCCATTACGCGGTCGAGGCCTTCGAGCTGTACGCGCTGGATTATTTGTTAAAGCCGGTTAATCCGAGCCGCTTCGCCAAAACGGTGGAGCGGCTCGCCGCTGCAATCCGTCACCGGAATGTCGAGGCCGAGACACCGCCTCAGCCTGTAAAGGAAAAGCGAGTAGGCTGCTTTAAGCGGCTGACGCTTTACGATGACGTAGACACGGCCAAGCATTATAAATGGAGAACGACAAAATCACAGGAGCTGTTTGCTTTCTTAATCCATCACAAAGGGCAGTGGGTATCTAAGGATCGGCTTCTAGAGGCACTATGGCCCAACTCCCTTCAGGATAAGGCGATGACTCATTTGCACACCTCTATCTATCAAATCCGCAAATTGATGAAGGAGTGGGGAGTACGGGCGACGGTGGAGTATGCGCTCGACAGCTACCGTTTGTCTGCCGAAGAGATCGTGACCGATGTGCAGCTGCTTGAAGCGATCCCGGTGGAAGAAGCAATAACGGAACATAACAGGGAACGCCGCGAAAGTATTTTGGATTTGTACAGCGGAGATTACTTGGAGGAGCATGATTTTTCGTGGGCGGCGACAAAAAGGCAGGAGCTCCTTAATCGCTATCTCAGTCTGTCGCTTACTATGGCGCAGTATGAGCTGGATACGGGGCGGGAGAGGCTGGCGGTGCAGAGACTGCTAAGGCTGCAGGACAAAGAACCTTATTCGGAAGAAATTTGCGAAATGCTGCTAACCGCGTACGCGAAGAACAACAATTTCAATGCTCTGCGCAGCCATTATGAATTTTTTGTCCGCCTCATACGAATGGAATTAGATAAGAAGCCGGAAAAACTAACAAAAGATTGGTTAGAGAGGCTGGTCCATGCTAAAAAATTTCAGAAATAA